A stretch of Terriglobia bacterium DNA encodes these proteins:
- a CDS encoding M23 family metallopeptidase: protein MKTYSSLLLFVAFTMGGVSANAQALYRLPLASNPGYSAWFDHDTSTSLLRYDCNTTFQYNDHHGTDFACSTGTNVFAGATGTIYFTTNGCPDGSSPTCGGGYGNHIRLQATRDGRVSIYAHLESGTLTSLTSVGCGFLIAQSGASGDATGPHLHFELWQNTSIGTRLDFFGGACNSPSFWVNQNGGFPTTTCQ, encoded by the coding sequence ATGAAAACTTATTCATCGCTGCTTCTATTTGTAGCGTTTACGATGGGTGGCGTCAGCGCAAACGCACAGGCGCTTTACCGCCTGCCACTTGCTTCAAATCCCGGCTACAGCGCCTGGTTCGATCATGACACAAGCACCTCCCTATTGCGCTACGATTGCAATACCACTTTTCAATACAACGACCATCATGGCACTGACTTCGCATGCTCGACTGGGACCAACGTTTTTGCCGGTGCCACAGGCACGATTTATTTCACGACAAATGGCTGCCCTGACGGGTCTTCACCGACCTGTGGTGGAGGATACGGCAACCACATCAGGCTCCAAGCAACTCGTGACGGGCGTGTAAGCATATATGCACATCTTGAAAGTGGAACATTGACGTCGCTTACAAGTGTGGGGTGCGGGTTTCTAATCGCACAATCTGGTGCCTCAGGAGATGCGACAGGCCCTCACCTCCATTTTGAACTTTGGCAAAACACCAGCATAGGAACGCGGCTGGATTTCTTCGGTGGCGCATGTAATTCCCCAAGCTTTTGGGTCAATCAAAATGGAGGATTTCCAACAACAACCTGCCAATAA
- a CDS encoding choice-of-anchor D domain-containing protein codes for MKIIRIIAGIIAFSSLSIAQAPVQVVSPLEGPLRFTHSDVRDSTWEFLQHPGTGAHIVGGGYGAADDTNAWDINKYNPNSSSRDDDALAQVFAAADGDVVEWGGSGTAASCHAVLVAHPNSVNPQWWSGYLHLDTVVAFPGMHVTSQNLIGYLGKTCVNPDPNYHLHFVVYEGKNQVRGLISKTVGITERLCRDGSSEQFTVNGSFPSHPVGTFVQERGNAVVYLIRGPDEHRAAIHRDGIASPDVLRNPYNQTVALAHDQFDFKNVITISHEEMASYFMGGVISVPRSLLSNSHAHPDGTLIKRLMNNEISIVTDNGSRRPFGDAGTFLGLGYLFCNAIEVDDNEYFSYVPGSTVTGSPLDSFNLKVRSSNPDDGLGATVNPFDLIGRFQGTELNFIKNTTVNVAVPSQLGNNIFDHWLLDGVIHFSSFAKSTAVPVSAQAFTNITMDTNHILTAVYSSMPPVISGFSPTSASAGQFITVNGTNLLGVTSVLFNGIPAAIADSTGSTSLTVQVPENAQTGPITVVTVGGTTSSSSALIVNTPSIPFPTPATGGASWVGDRSAILNGIFNANFTSTSPYFEISTTPDFQVTNLYLLDAIGDGADHILSALANGLQPNTTYYFRAGAANARGNVRSVTDMFTTVLSGTPAFSVSTSGFNFQDLTLGQESAPQTINLFNSGTSALFFGGISMPGEFFTTQVPFNQIAPGTSFPLTVIFSPRHPGFQSGQIQLFDNTTASPHVLTVEGNAVGPAVQVSVPELQFEPTVIGTSSKSQQVSVFNTGNVAAQLQPVTSSAGFSLQGICPPTINPNSSCSFNVSFTPARTGLQSGGIEIHSNDPFNNFAVVGLLGNATNYQIRVQSTSSPTIHITAGQTGFFHLELQSISGYASPIQITCTGAPPGQICVASPSQLQPIADGIISFDVMVPTSPHATARTVNRTGKLGQLASVLLGTVVLAILIMGKPKHRIGISVLMVVALLAATISCAGGPTQQNSISANNGTPSGTYALIVTANDGHATRSLNLTLVVE; via the coding sequence ATGAAGATAATCCGCATCATTGCAGGAATAATTGCTTTCTCTTCATTAAGTATTGCGCAAGCTCCTGTCCAGGTCGTATCTCCATTGGAAGGGCCGCTAAGATTTACACATTCAGACGTCAGAGATAGCACGTGGGAATTCCTTCAGCACCCAGGCACGGGAGCCCATATCGTGGGAGGCGGTTACGGAGCGGCAGATGATACCAATGCATGGGATATTAATAAATATAACCCCAATAGCAGTAGCAGAGATGATGATGCTCTTGCCCAGGTATTTGCAGCTGCAGATGGAGATGTAGTGGAGTGGGGAGGATCGGGAACTGCAGCCAGCTGTCACGCTGTATTAGTCGCTCACCCTAATAGCGTTAACCCCCAATGGTGGAGTGGCTATCTTCATTTAGATACTGTTGTCGCTTTTCCTGGAATGCATGTTACGAGCCAAAATTTGATTGGATATTTAGGAAAAACATGCGTCAACCCTGATCCAAATTATCATCTGCACTTTGTTGTATATGAAGGCAAAAATCAAGTACGGGGACTGATCTCCAAGACAGTTGGTATAACTGAGCGTCTCTGTCGTGACGGCAGCTCTGAGCAATTTACTGTAAATGGCTCATTCCCATCGCACCCCGTTGGTACATTTGTGCAGGAAAGAGGCAATGCAGTTGTCTATCTCATTCGCGGTCCTGATGAACACCGCGCTGCGATTCATAGAGATGGAATAGCATCTCCGGATGTTTTGCGAAACCCATATAACCAGACCGTAGCCTTAGCTCATGATCAGTTTGATTTTAAAAATGTCATTACTATCTCACACGAAGAGATGGCCAGCTATTTCATGGGGGGCGTAATATCAGTACCACGATCACTCTTATCGAATAGCCATGCACATCCGGACGGAACTTTAATAAAGCGCCTGATGAATAATGAAATTTCAATCGTCACCGACAATGGAAGCCGCCGCCCTTTTGGAGATGCTGGTACATTTCTTGGTCTTGGTTACTTATTCTGCAACGCGATAGAAGTAGACGACAATGAGTATTTTTCTTATGTTCCCGGTTCTACTGTAACAGGATCTCCGCTCGACAGCTTCAATTTGAAAGTACGATCTTCCAATCCCGATGACGGTCTTGGAGCTACAGTAAATCCGTTCGATTTGATTGGTCGATTTCAAGGGACAGAGTTAAATTTTATTAAGAATACTACCGTGAATGTTGCTGTCCCATCCCAACTTGGGAACAACATATTTGATCACTGGCTTTTGGATGGTGTAATACATTTTTCTTCATTCGCGAAAAGTACGGCAGTGCCTGTATCCGCTCAAGCCTTTACAAACATAACAATGGATACTAATCACATTTTAACGGCGGTATACAGCAGTATGCCACCCGTGATTTCAGGATTTTCACCAACGAGTGCCAGTGCAGGGCAATTCATAACTGTGAATGGTACAAATCTGCTTGGTGTCACATCAGTTTTATTTAACGGGATACCTGCTGCGATTGCCGACAGTACGGGAAGCACCAGTTTAACGGTACAGGTTCCCGAAAATGCTCAGACTGGACCTATTACCGTTGTGACAGTAGGAGGGACCACTTCATCTTCTTCTGCACTTATTGTTAATACTCCGTCAATACCTTTTCCGACCCCGGCGACGGGAGGTGCGAGTTGGGTGGGCGACAGATCGGCGATTCTTAATGGCATCTTCAATGCGAATTTTACCAGTACTAGTCCTTATTTCGAGATCTCAACAACACCAGACTTCCAAGTGACGAACCTCTATCTATTGGATGCAATCGGAGATGGCGCTGATCACATACTGTCGGCCCTTGCAAATGGGTTGCAGCCAAATACCACATATTACTTTCGTGCGGGTGCTGCTAATGCACGGGGTAATGTGAGAAGCGTCACCGATATGTTCACCACAGTTCTATCTGGCACGCCTGCTTTCAGTGTGAGTACATCGGGGTTCAATTTCCAAGACCTGACTCTTGGACAGGAATCAGCACCTCAAACAATAAATTTATTTAATTCTGGGACAAGCGCTTTGTTCTTTGGTGGCATTAGTATGCCAGGAGAGTTTTTTACGACTCAAGTCCCTTTCAACCAAATTGCTCCCGGCACCAGTTTTCCGTTAACGGTGATTTTCAGCCCCAGACATCCGGGATTTCAATCGGGGCAAATTCAACTTTTTGATAATACGACCGCGAGCCCTCATGTGTTGACTGTTGAGGGGAATGCGGTTGGCCCTGCTGTACAGGTTTCTGTCCCAGAGTTGCAATTTGAGCCCACGGTTATTGGGACAAGTTCTAAATCACAACAGGTCTCAGTATTCAATACCGGAAATGTAGCTGCTCAGTTACAGCCTGTGACCAGTAGCGCTGGGTTTTCTCTCCAGGGGATCTGCCCTCCAACCATCAATCCTAATTCGAGTTGCAGCTTCAATGTGTCTTTTACGCCAGCTAGGACAGGCTTGCAATCAGGGGGAATTGAAATACATAGCAATGATCCATTTAATAATTTTGCTGTTGTTGGTCTTCTTGGAAATGCAACAAATTATCAGATAAGAGTTCAATCAACTTCTAGTCCTACAATTCACATAACTGCTGGGCAAACAGGTTTTTTCCATTTAGAGCTACAGAGCATAAGCGGATATGCTTCTCCGATCCAGATAACGTGTACAGGTGCTCCTCCAGGTCAGATTTGTGTGGCCTCTCCATCTCAGCTTCAGCCCATCGCGGATGGGATTATCTCATTCGATGTAATGGTGCCGACTTCCCCACACGCGACAGCCCGTACGGTCAATAGGACTGGAAAACTTGGCCAGCTTGCATCGGTATTATTGGGTACAGTTGTATTGGCTATTTTGATTATGGGAAAGCCAAAGCATCGAATCGGTATCTCAGTGTTAATGGTAGTCGCGCTTCTTGCAGCAACGATTTCGTGTGCTGGCGGTCCAACGCAGCAAAATTCCATTTCTGCAAATAATGGAACTCCATCAGGAACTTATGCTTTAATCGTTACCGCGAACGACGGCCATGCGACTCGATCACTGAATTTGACATTGGTTGTTGAATAA